The following proteins come from a genomic window of Hydractinia symbiolongicarpus strain clone_291-10 chromosome 2, HSymV2.1, whole genome shotgun sequence:
- the LOC130630316 gene encoding kelch-like protein 18, which produces MNERKRQPSPELDISQKRPRSCNSFGASPASPSPLKSPVSEKRFCKVEIGFSEERCASSTSFESSSEGITYCSEMMRTMHELREANILCDVTICVEGKTFPAHRAILAASSPYFKALFSSSLTETDRESKPVVLTDISADCVEKLLLYIYTGEIELTKDNIKSIIAAANYLLISSLKDRCTKFLKKMLTPANCLSIESTAEQYDCGWLRTTATNYIQEHFVTISTTEEFLTLSSERLIEFVSSDDTKIDCEEQIFEAIMKWVKHDEENRQKHFKDLVSYVRFPLISPYYLMDHVESEELVRSTPDCISLLLEAKNYHMLPDRRWQLKSTRTTPRKSMGIVNGIISVGGIQGPSSSVVASTACYLLCNNRWFVLAKMQTPRCRHGLAVTGEFVYAAGGQYREGAAQSSLSHVERYDPKTNTWSSVAHMLTRRSLLNVVALEGNLYAVGGCDENNMRLNSVEKYNPSTDSWTFIPSMSACRSSPCVVADKFLYVIGGVSYVGMALNSASKYDPHTNRWHNIASMNCSRASACCGVVNGKIYVIGGWDGTTHLNSGEVYNPETDKWSFIAPASTSRWDAGVAVDGDKIFVVGGCDRNAVCTIQTECYNTETDSWSQVANLPVATHGLKCCTIQLPSKFV; this is translated from the exons ATGAATGAAAGAAAACGGCAGCCTTCACCCGAGCTGGATATTTCGCAGAAAAGACCTCGCTCGTGTAATTCTTTCGGAGCATCACCAGCATCACCATCACCTCTGAAATCTCCTGTATCAGAAAAAAGGTTCTGCAAAGTGGAGATAGGATTTTCTGAGGAGCGATGTGCTTCGTCTACTTCGTTTGAGAGCAGCTCTGAAGGCATTACATATTGTTCTGAGATGATGAGAACAATGCATGAACTTCGTGAAGCTAATATTTTATGCGATGTGACTATCTGTGTGGAGGGTAAAACATTTCCAGCCCATCGTGCTATTTTGGCTGCTTCTTCTCCATACTTTAAAGCTTTATTTTCAAGCAGTCTAACTGAAACAGACAGAGAATCCAAACCAGTCGTATTAACAGATATTAGCGCTGACTGTGTGGAGAAGTTACTGTTGTATATTTATACAGGTGAAATTGAATTAACCAAAGACAACATTAAGTCTATTATTGCAGCAGCTAACTATTTACTTATATCCAGTTTGAAAGATAGAtgtactaaatttttaaaaaagatgcttACGCCAGCAAATTGTTTGAGCATTGAATCAACCGCAGAACAATATGATTGTGGGTGGTTGCGAACAACGGCTACCAATTATATCCAAGAACATTTTGTGACTATATCTACTACCGAGGAGTTCCTAACCTTAAGTAGTGAAAGGTTAATTGAGTTTGTGTCAAGTGATGACACAAAAATTGACTGTGAGGAGCAAATATTCGAAGCCATTATGAAGTGGGTTAAACATGATGAAGAAAATCGTCAAAAACACTTTAAAGATCTTGTTTCTTATGTTCGATTTCCTTTGATCTCGCCTTATTATTTAATGGACCATGTTGAGTCTGAAGAGCTTGTTCGCAGTACGCCTGATTGTATTTCACTGCTCTTAGAAGCAAAAAACTATCATATGCTACCTGATAGAAGATGGCAACTGAAAAGTACAAGAACAACGCCAAGAAAATCAATGGGCATTGTTAATGGCATTATATCTGTTGGTGGAATTCAAGGTCCAT CTTCATCAGTAGTGGCGTCAACTGCATGCTACTTGTTATGCAACAATCGTTGGTTTGTTTTGGCAAAAATGCAAACACCTCGCTGTCGGCACGGATTGGCTGTAACAGGAGAGTTTGTGTATGCTGCGGGAGGACAGTACAGAGAAG GAGCCGCACAGAGTTCTTTGTCACACGTTGAACGGTACGATCCCAAAACAAATACATGGAGCAGTGTTGCACATATGTTAACACGGAGGAGTTTACTAAATGTTGTTGCGTTAGAAG GTAACTTATATGCTGTCGGAGGCTGCGATGAAAACAATATGCGATTAAACTCTGTGGAGAAGTACAACCCTTCTACAGATAGTTGGACATTCATACCTAGCATGTCAGCTTGCAGAAGCAGTCCATGTGTTGTTGCAGACAAATTTCTTTATGTCATTGGCGGAGTGAGCTATGTTG GTATGGCCTTAAACAGTGCTTCTAAATACGATCCTCACACGAACAGGTGGCACAACATTGCGTCAATGAATTGCAGTCGAGCGAGTGCGTGTTGTGGCGTTGTGAATGGAAAAATATATGTCATAG GAGGTTGGGACGGTACCACACATTTAAATTCTGGTGAAGTTTACAATCCCGAAACTGATAAATGGTCGTTTATAGCGCCTGCAAGTACGTCACGTTGGGATGCCGGTGTTGCTGTTGATGGTGACAAAATTTTTGTCGTCGGTGGCTGCGATAGAAACGCCGTTTGTACCATACAAACAGAATGTTACAACACGGAAACAGATAGTTGGAGTCAAGTGGCGAATTTGCCGGTAGCGACACATGGACTTAAATGCTGTACTATACAGCTGCCGAGCAAGTTTGTGTGA